In Camelina sativa cultivar DH55 chromosome 17, Cs, whole genome shotgun sequence, the genomic stretch acaaaactaagattaatgtatgaacttaataNCGAGATGCAAAGGCTaaggaggtgtgatttaaaaggtgtaaaaattaatggatgtaccaggaggtacaacaaagagatgcaaagactaagaggtgtgatttaaaaggtgtaaaaattaatggatgtgatttttgaaaccaggaggtacaacaaagagatgcaaagactaagaggtgtgatttaaaaggtgtaaaaattaatggatgtgatttttgaaaccaggaggtacaacaaagagatgcaaagactaagaggtgtgacttttgaaagatgggggtgcgacgaaaaaatacgattaataattttaaaccgttgaaTTAAAActggaactaatctcatccgttggattaaaaattgacacaaaaagtgggtttgctattatatatagattagatgGAGTGGCCACTTTTAAaggataaattttgaaaaaaaaaagaatcaagtttcatattttaaggatgctaatttttttttctttatctcatGGGTCAACTGACCTATCACCTAATGTGTTATCCAAAACTAGCTAACTATAGCGGCAAACCAAATATCTTGTGTCaataaagaaactatgcaaagaTTCATCTCTTTTACGTAGTTTTATCACAATATGTGTTATGTATATATAGCTTTTCTATATCCTATTCATCTTGACGCCTACCTATTTCTACAtaacataaaactatatattaaactccacatagaaattaaaatctcttttcTTCCAAATCTGTTCTTTGATTTATTCATCTTGATGAACATGCTTGCCGAGCTTCACGTTAATTCTTTGTACATATTTAAGCTAAGAGCCCCTTTTTTTATTGCAAGgaagtgacttttttttttcttctagatcTGGCTTTTCTAATTCATCTGCCTCTTCAACTGTAAAGGCAACTTTTCTGttgatataaaaattcatttttttttttcttttccaaatgggCATACTGTAAGATTCCGTCTTCATGCGAGAGAGATGATTTCTTGTTTGGTCGGATTGAGACTAAGCTACAACTACGAGAATGTAACGAtgggaaagagaaagaagcgACTCGTGATCATATTATATTAGGTGTACATCAATCATTTCCATCTGAGAATCTTATACAGAAAATTTGACCTCttatcatttttatctatcGAATTTAATGCAAATTACTACAGCTTCCCCTCCTCAATCAATGCtcattcattatttttgttttgtatagaaTGCTCCACTAGTCCTGAGAGAacaaaacattttctaaaaCCTTATCATTATGCTTCTTTCACAAATAAAGTTACAACCAATCAATGAACCCCACACCATTAACTACCATATAacctttcctcttcttctactttttttttttttgtttttgttttgttttttctcttctttttgtttgtggaaatcaaaatcaaattataatgttaagctaccaaaaaccaaattaaattatgattctcaaaATTTACAGTCCTTCTGTAAATTCAGCAATGGCAatagaaaacaaagattttttttttgtttggtaaaaattGTTCTCTTATATATAGATCCACAAAATGATAACCACTAAAATACCATCATTTgttactttaaaataattatttgttttattttgctcaTATGgggatatatataaaaacgtaGGATCACTCGCATTCCCCTTCAGTTGTCGCCGAGGAAACGTAACTCATAACAAGAGACGACGTACTCTCATCAGCCATAATAGGCAGCTGAAACAGATGCTTGCAAGAGTGGCAAGTTATCTCCATCATTGTTGCATTAATCCTCTTGATTGCTTCTTCTCTAACAATTTGAGCCTTCTCAAGCTCGGCCTTTGCTTCTTTCCTTATTCTCTTAGCCTTCTCAAAATCCGTTTCCGCCATTTCTATCTGCCTCTTCGCTTCTTGTCTCATTTTCTCCGCCATTCTAGCCTCCTCGTTCGGTCTCTCCTTTGTTAAACTCGTCTCTCCCTTTTCGGTGCTCTTCGCTTGTGCTGATGTTCTTGTCATTCCTATTGATAGTTGAAGTTCGAGGCTTTCAAAAGGAGATGCTGATAAAGCATTGAAAGGGTAATTAGCCAAAGCTTGTGAATGTTGATAGGGCGGTGGTGGTGGCCTTAATAGAGGAAGACCATGCAATAATGGACCAAAGCTTGTGGTCGAAGTGGTTCTTGATGGTGCTACAGTGGCGTCCGTGTGCTGCTGCAGAGGACGGTGGTTAGTGGGTGGAGAATGCCGAATGGTGCAAGTATCTTGGTGCTCTATGAAACTCTCAAccctgagaaaaagaaaaaaaaacaagagaagttACTTATTAGTGTATATTTAGATGacctaaatatataattgaaaattagTGCGTTAATATGgtctaaaataaaatagagtttAAAACAGGAGGAAGTAGGAATGAATATGTTTGATGGAGTACGTACGtaatcaaaagaagaaggcaataatataaaactgaggTATGGATTTAGGTATCTTTGGAAAGGGATTATGTGATTATAAGACTTTTTAGCTTGTGTATTATAAATACAACAAAGTGTTGGGTAATGAAAATCCATAATGGGTCAATGTGAGTTCACATATGAAAACTAaatgaattatataaaataagacACTTATCTGGCTACAGTCAAGCACTGAACTTCTATTGGTAGGCTCTGTCAAGATCTAAATGCTcactaaagaaaatataattcattatatataagcA encodes the following:
- the LOC104756985 gene encoding protein indeterminate-domain 16-like; its protein translation is MHRRRHKVPWKLLKREKKDEEVRKRVYVCPEPTCLHNNPCHALGDLVGIKKHFRRKHSVHKQWVCERCSKGYAVQSDYKAHLKTCGSRGHSCDCGRVFSRVESFIEHQDTCTIRHSPPTNHRPLQQHTDATVAPSRTTSTTSFGPLLHGLPLLRPPPPPYQHSQALANYPFNALSASPFESLELQLSIGMTRTSAQAKSTEKGETSLTKERPNEEARMAEKMRQEAKRQIEMAETDFEKAKRIRKEAKAELEKAQIVREEAIKRINATMMEITCHSCKHLFQLPIMADESTSSLVMSYVSSATTEGECE